One Turneriella parva DSM 21527 genomic region harbors:
- a CDS encoding PaaI family thioesterase, giving the protein MPQGDLRLEQFSQSLNESALLKFLNLTLKFEADQIVLRLDPIEERHRGGSTGDSVNGAVVAAVCDIAVGATMGLSKHSLTQGSAVGRLDIRMRKPIAGSFCTAVARIKRQARNLVYSSVTFFDETGKLCVEAQGTLYMQRV; this is encoded by the coding sequence GTGCCTCAGGGGGATCTCAGACTCGAACAGTTTTCTCAATCATTGAACGAATCGGCTCTGCTGAAATTTCTAAATCTCACGCTCAAATTCGAAGCCGACCAGATTGTGCTGCGGCTCGACCCGATTGAAGAGCGACACCGCGGTGGTTCAACGGGTGACTCGGTAAACGGTGCGGTCGTTGCCGCCGTCTGCGACATCGCAGTCGGTGCCACAATGGGGCTAAGCAAGCACTCACTGACGCAAGGCTCGGCCGTGGGTCGACTCGATATAAGAATGCGTAAGCCTATTGCCGGCAGTTTTTGTACGGCAGTTGCGCGCATCAAACGCCAGGCGCGTAACCTGGTCTATTCAAGTGTCACTTTCTTTGACGAAACGGGCAAGCTCTGCGTAGAGGCGCAGGGTACCCTTTATATGCAGCGAGTTTAA